A single genomic interval of Alteromonas sp. CI.11.F.A3 harbors:
- a CDS encoding CC0125/CC1285 family lipoprotein has translation MKTKFIAFLAVIVMTGCASQPDYRQASKGGFGYTESKLSETQYRVHFKGRGSDKSKAMDYAMYRSAELTLLKGYDWFVVTDRETMVDKERVQTSPQVGFSQRYARVTECGVITCRTSYHPTTQFESGIFVGGSQKSEIESILNIEMGKGTRPTSSTSFDAREISNNLKPDTES, from the coding sequence ATGAAAACTAAATTTATAGCGTTTCTAGCAGTGATAGTAATGACAGGGTGTGCGAGCCAACCCGATTACCGACAGGCATCTAAAGGGGGCTTCGGGTATACCGAAAGTAAATTAAGCGAAACCCAATACCGTGTTCACTTCAAAGGTAGAGGGTCGGATAAGAGTAAAGCCATGGATTATGCCATGTACCGCTCGGCGGAATTGACCTTACTAAAAGGTTACGATTGGTTTGTCGTAACTGATCGGGAAACCATGGTAGATAAAGAGCGTGTACAAACATCACCTCAGGTTGGCTTTAGCCAACGCTATGCGAGGGTAACTGAGTGTGGCGTTATTACTTGTAGAACGTCTTACCACCCTACAACCCAGTTTGAATCTGGTATTTTCGTAGGTGGCTCACAAAAGAGCGAAATCGAAAGTATTTTGAATATTGAGATGGGCAAGGGTACTCGACCCACGTCGTCTACAAGCTTTGATGCAAGAGAAATTAGCAACAACTTAAAGCCTGATACGGAATCTTGA
- a CDS encoding outer membrane lipoprotein-sorting protein, with the protein MMVLGIFGSASASAVEEDIASIIAKSEKAAYYAGSDGKSMARMIIVDSQDRKQMRQFTILRKDVLDNEGTETGDQKMLVFFSRPTEVKGTVFRVEKHTNIYTDDDRWLYLPALDLVKRIAAGDKRTSFVGSHFFYEDVSGRAVSEDNFAMQNATDTHYVLRATPKNLSSVEFSHYIVEIDKQTYLPTLINFFKGDDNYRRVEAVSVETVQGYPTVVRSKVSDLASGGYTLMEFRGIQYDIALPDSVFSERSLRVPPREFVE; encoded by the coding sequence ATGATGGTGTTAGGTATTTTTGGAAGTGCTAGTGCATCTGCCGTTGAAGAGGATATCGCCAGTATCATTGCAAAGTCAGAAAAAGCCGCCTATTACGCGGGGAGTGACGGCAAGTCGATGGCGCGAATGATTATCGTAGACAGCCAGGACCGCAAGCAAATGCGCCAATTCACGATTCTGCGCAAAGACGTGCTAGACAATGAAGGCACTGAAACGGGTGATCAAAAAATGCTGGTATTTTTCAGCCGCCCAACCGAAGTAAAAGGCACGGTGTTTAGAGTTGAAAAGCACACCAACATTTATACCGATGACGATCGGTGGTTGTATTTACCCGCCCTTGATTTGGTGAAGCGAATAGCGGCGGGTGATAAACGCACCTCGTTTGTCGGCTCTCATTTTTTCTATGAAGATGTGTCGGGCCGTGCAGTGTCAGAAGACAACTTCGCAATGCAAAACGCTACTGACACTCACTATGTGTTGCGGGCAACGCCTAAAAACCTAAGTAGCGTAGAGTTTTCCCATTATATAGTAGAGATAGACAAGCAAACCTATTTGCCCACGCTAATCAACTTTTTCAAAGGGGATGATAATTACCGCCGAGTTGAAGCCGTATCAGTAGAAACGGTTCAAGGCTACCCGACGGTGGTGCGAAGCAAGGTGTCTGATTTAGCATCGGGCGGCTATACCCTAATGGAATTTCGCGGTATTCAATACGATATTGCGTTGCCAGACAGCGTATTTAGTGAGCGCAGTTTACGCGTGCCACCACGAGAGTTTGTGGAGTAA
- a CDS encoding anti-sigma factor, producing the protein MTISDEMLSAFLDAELSDEDMEYVRASIANDLTLSDRLASLAQVDMMVKAAADAATQKPLPNSVVALLADDVSSEAYLEQADFDSDQVSSSHTGERIPSNVTSLNRKTQESESSGKWKVPLSLAAGVALVAGLTLMQSEHTAPLDPAVTSTTNSHWANVSKALDNNLTGEMMVTDAGMEIVPQLSFMNNQSQLCRQAQIQGEDELNVMIACKNNQGIWQLHASKLITAGRDKSEYQTASANKVLDEEIDLLMVSTPLNREQEQQAINHGWQSKAAEGVVNEN; encoded by the coding sequence ATGACAATATCTGACGAAATGCTTTCAGCATTTTTAGATGCAGAACTTAGCGATGAAGACATGGAATACGTTAGAGCGTCGATTGCCAATGATCTTACTTTGTCAGACCGTTTAGCGTCTTTGGCGCAGGTAGACATGATGGTGAAAGCGGCAGCTGATGCGGCAACGCAAAAACCTTTACCTAATAGCGTAGTGGCATTGCTTGCAGACGATGTTTCCTCAGAAGCCTATCTTGAGCAAGCGGACTTCGACTCAGATCAGGTAAGTTCAAGCCATACAGGTGAGCGCATACCAAGCAACGTAACCTCACTTAATCGCAAGACTCAAGAATCTGAAAGTAGTGGGAAGTGGAAAGTACCTTTGTCGTTAGCGGCTGGTGTGGCGTTAGTGGCAGGGCTAACCTTGATGCAATCGGAGCATACAGCCCCCCTTGACCCAGCAGTCACTTCGACAACGAATAGCCATTGGGCGAATGTATCTAAAGCCCTTGATAATAACTTAACGGGCGAGATGATGGTAACCGATGCGGGCATGGAAATAGTGCCACAATTGTCGTTTATGAATAATCAATCTCAGTTGTGTAGGCAGGCGCAGATACAAGGTGAAGATGAACTGAATGTCATGATCGCATGTAAAAATAATCAGGGCATTTGGCAACTTCACGCCAGTAAGCTGATAACAGCGGGGCGCGATAAAAGTGAATATCAAACGGCAAGTGCCAACAAAGTGCTTGATGAAGAGATAGATTTGTTAATGGTGTCCACACCATTAAATAGAGAGCAAGAGCAGCAAGCTATTAATCATGGATGGCAGTCTAAGGCTGCCGAAGGAGTAGTTAATGAAAACTAA
- a CDS encoding siderophore-interacting protein, with the protein MSKPAPRVVEVIESFRVTPNMQRIVLGGATLENFPDTRPGAYVKLLFDLNGDPFVEPAKDKPVAMRTYTINSFDRQKAQMTIDMVVHVKDGVTGPAAAWALRAKEGDKLTIAGPGSSKALAEHYDWVLFAGDMTALPSIRNYLQTLPRHTKGIAVIAIEHETDATVLEKPEGVTVQWVSKKEATLSDAMQRSEWPQGTPAVWVACEFSQMRKIRSWLKDEKQVPHSQVYISSYWREGRSEDQHKIDKRQDVEAFAKQLA; encoded by the coding sequence ATGTCTAAACCCGCACCTCGTGTTGTAGAGGTTATCGAGTCTTTCCGCGTAACACCAAATATGCAACGTATTGTCCTTGGTGGCGCTACATTAGAAAATTTTCCAGATACTCGCCCTGGCGCCTACGTAAAGCTGCTTTTTGATTTAAATGGCGACCCTTTTGTTGAGCCTGCCAAAGATAAACCCGTTGCCATGCGTACCTACACGATAAACAGCTTCGATAGACAAAAAGCACAAATGACCATTGATATGGTGGTGCATGTAAAGGACGGCGTAACTGGCCCTGCTGCCGCATGGGCCCTAAGAGCAAAAGAAGGCGATAAACTAACGATTGCAGGCCCTGGCAGCAGTAAAGCATTAGCAGAACATTATGATTGGGTGCTGTTCGCGGGCGATATGACTGCACTGCCTAGCATTCGTAATTACTTACAAACGCTTCCTCGCCATACTAAGGGCATTGCCGTTATTGCTATTGAACATGAAACGGATGCCACCGTGCTAGAAAAACCTGAAGGCGTTACTGTTCAGTGGGTATCTAAAAAAGAAGCAACATTATCTGACGCCATGCAGCGTTCTGAGTGGCCACAGGGAACGCCTGCGGTATGGGTGGCGTGTGAATTTTCACAGATGAGAAAAATTCGTTCGTGGCTAAAAGACGAAAAACAGGTACCTCACAGCCAAGTTTATATTAGTAGTTATTGGCGTGAAGGCCGCAGCGAAGATCAACATAAGATAGATAAACGCCAAGATGTTGAAGCCTTTGCGAAACAGCTTGCTTAA
- a CDS encoding S8 family serine peptidase, translated as MKCRSACQLVVGGIIFSMGSVLSSDVSAQLTIGRQIIEPVTPIIDRVPVDVGTVRDVLENQVEQGVGSTFETLNNIPAPQFTVPSPLSLTSPAGNLLLKEVKTPDGFLAVKREWLVVGSEADKAHFTHPDITIESSHYLTAIDQWIYRLKVSTSLDELSQIRNNLPTSLKAQVGRNHIYLAQSMDNLQSPETYQIPENPENQKNSQDKQASIETTDKPKVCQVPVRIGMIDTNIAHNHQALKHLVIEQQSFLPQALPTTQVHGTSVASLLADNMRPGSQLYNASVFYTRNSISQGATLLSLIDGLNYLAAQHVDAINMSLAGPENPVLAKVIEKISEQGVQIIAAVGNEGPASPPLFPAAYPSTVAVTAVDSNHAIYRWANQGNYVDFAASGVSVEVAHPDGTISRETGTSMATPFVSARYACLFRASSNQAQALAILRDQAVDAGSPGRDPVFGVGILQ; from the coding sequence ATGAAGTGCAGATCGGCTTGTCAGCTCGTAGTAGGCGGCATAATATTTTCAATGGGCAGCGTGTTAAGCTCTGATGTCAGTGCCCAGTTAACTATTGGCCGTCAAATAATCGAACCCGTAACGCCTATTATTGACAGAGTACCCGTTGATGTTGGCACCGTGCGAGATGTGCTTGAAAATCAGGTAGAGCAAGGTGTGGGAAGTACTTTTGAAACCTTGAACAACATACCTGCCCCGCAATTTACTGTTCCATCGCCCCTTAGCCTTACTTCGCCTGCAGGCAATCTTTTACTAAAGGAAGTAAAAACCCCTGATGGGTTTTTAGCGGTAAAAAGAGAGTGGTTGGTGGTGGGTAGCGAGGCTGACAAAGCTCACTTTACACACCCCGACATTACGATTGAATCGTCGCACTATTTAACCGCTATAGACCAATGGATTTACCGTTTGAAGGTTAGTACTAGCCTTGATGAACTGTCTCAAATAAGAAACAACTTACCGACATCACTAAAAGCACAAGTAGGCCGAAATCACATTTATTTAGCGCAAAGCATGGACAACCTACAGAGCCCAGAGACTTACCAAATCCCTGAAAATCCTGAAAACCAGAAAAACAGCCAAGACAAGCAAGCTAGTATTGAAACTACTGATAAGCCAAAAGTTTGCCAAGTACCTGTTCGAATTGGAATGATAGATACCAACATTGCGCACAACCACCAGGCACTAAAACACCTTGTTATTGAACAGCAGTCTTTTCTTCCACAAGCGTTACCAACTACACAAGTACACGGTACATCAGTGGCCAGCTTATTAGCCGATAATATGCGTCCAGGGAGTCAACTTTATAATGCTAGCGTCTTTTATACGCGGAACAGTATTAGCCAGGGTGCGACCTTATTATCATTAATTGATGGTCTTAACTATTTAGCCGCCCAGCATGTTGATGCGATTAATATGAGTCTAGCAGGGCCAGAAAATCCAGTGCTTGCCAAAGTGATAGAAAAAATCAGTGAGCAAGGGGTACAAATTATTGCAGCAGTTGGAAACGAAGGGCCAGCCTCACCACCTTTGTTTCCCGCAGCATACCCGTCAACTGTTGCGGTAACGGCGGTAGACAGTAACCACGCTATCTATCGATGGGCCAATCAAGGTAACTATGTCGATTTTGCGGCCAGCGGTGTTTCAGTCGAAGTCGCACATCCAGATGGTACGATTAGCCGTGAGACCGGCACATCGATGGCAACGCCTTTCGTTTCAGCCCGTTATGCCTGCCTATTTCGTGCGAGTTCAAATCAGGCCCAAGCGTTGGCCATACTACGCGACCAAGCCGTAGATGCTGGATCACCGGGACGGGACCCGGTGTTTGGAGTAGGTATTCTCCAGTAA
- a CDS encoding efflux RND transporter permease subunit — translation MKLAIDMLLHVSTHKGRWVYFFLAVITAFAAFQMRLIQIDTDPENMLAESHSARTFHNEVKQTFSMYDAIVVGLVVDNFAKGDGAKDDEGKGGIYTPENLAAIHKVTNHVLAIEGVIGQDVMSFSTVDNIKQSSDGSLEFSWLMASPPETASASAQLQDSIERLPLLYDTLAASSGNAAAIYIPIADKNESYRIAQDIRAYLANVDTTGQWHITGLPVAEDQFGVEMFVQMAIAAPAAGAMIFVLLFLFFRNWSLITAPMIVAMGTVIITMGALIGMGFTVHIMSSMIAIFLMPIAVVDSVHILSEFSDRYKPGENAGKVITQVVEHLFKPMLFTSLTSSAGFFSLMLTPIPPVQIFGAYIGFGILLAFLITLTFIPAYISRMSPAALNKLQVALHQNEEADNSKGNSTLLKRTVNKLRYIALNHRALIIAIFGVITLVSAWGITQININDNPVRWFKKDHEIRVADRALNAEFAGTYNAHLVITDTNESIDASKVLNEAKLPSSLDEWVEQTQATINQSDDANKMSELAMRIDDALFSNLNDDELMALESLLQVVDAANGNANTFQQPAVLKHIERLQAYLDTQPLIGKSQSLVDVVKVVNRELRSGNEADYALPANNRGVAQTLMQYQSSHRPQDLWHFVTPDYRQTLIWLQLTSGDNQDMTNVISLVEDYFTKNPLPQGLNYDWAGKAYLNVVWQENMVTGMLESLLSAFVIVFVMMVLLFRSFVFGVLAMLPLTITITFIYGLIGIVGKDYDMPIAVLSALTLGLSVDFAIHFLARAREIYKETGSVPDTLDAMFDEPASAITRNALVIALGFTPLLLAPLVPYITVGVFLASIMAVSALVTLLVLPAAMVFLKRWVFKGA, via the coding sequence ATGAAATTAGCAATCGATATGCTTTTACATGTAAGCACGCACAAAGGGCGATGGGTTTATTTTTTTCTCGCCGTTATAACGGCATTTGCCGCTTTTCAAATGCGCCTGATTCAGATTGATACCGATCCAGAAAACATGTTGGCCGAATCTCATAGTGCTCGCACCTTTCACAATGAGGTAAAGCAAACCTTCTCCATGTACGATGCAATAGTGGTTGGTCTGGTGGTGGATAATTTTGCCAAAGGAGACGGGGCCAAAGACGACGAGGGCAAAGGTGGCATATACACGCCAGAAAACTTGGCGGCCATTCACAAAGTGACTAATCATGTGCTTGCCATAGAGGGTGTTATTGGCCAAGACGTCATGTCGTTTTCAACGGTAGACAACATCAAGCAAAGTAGTGACGGTAGTCTGGAGTTTTCATGGCTAATGGCCAGCCCTCCTGAAACCGCAAGCGCGAGTGCACAACTACAAGATTCTATCGAAAGGTTGCCTTTACTATACGACACACTCGCTGCCTCTTCAGGCAATGCTGCTGCTATCTATATTCCCATTGCCGATAAAAATGAAAGTTATCGCATTGCCCAAGATATTCGCGCTTATTTAGCGAATGTTGACACCACTGGCCAATGGCACATCACAGGGTTACCTGTGGCCGAAGATCAATTTGGTGTAGAAATGTTTGTGCAAATGGCCATTGCTGCGCCTGCAGCTGGTGCCATGATTTTTGTTCTTCTGTTCCTGTTTTTTAGAAATTGGTCTCTTATTACTGCGCCCATGATAGTGGCGATGGGTACGGTTATCATCACCATGGGTGCTCTCATTGGTATGGGGTTCACTGTGCACATCATGTCATCCATGATTGCCATTTTTCTAATGCCTATCGCGGTAGTCGACTCAGTCCACATATTGTCTGAATTTTCCGACCGTTATAAACCAGGTGAGAATGCAGGCAAAGTGATCACTCAAGTAGTTGAGCACCTGTTTAAGCCCATGCTGTTTACCTCGCTCACCTCATCAGCAGGTTTCTTCTCCTTAATGTTAACGCCTATTCCCCCTGTGCAAATCTTTGGCGCTTATATTGGGTTTGGTATTTTGTTGGCATTTTTGATTACCCTTACTTTTATTCCTGCTTATATATCTCGAATGTCGCCCGCAGCATTAAACAAGCTTCAAGTAGCGTTGCATCAAAACGAAGAGGCAGACAATAGTAAGGGTAATAGCACTTTACTAAAGCGTACCGTTAATAAACTGCGCTATATTGCGCTGAACCACAGAGCGTTAATTATTGCTATATTTGGTGTAATTACCCTTGTATCAGCGTGGGGTATTACGCAAATTAATATCAACGACAACCCCGTGCGTTGGTTTAAAAAAGACCATGAAATAAGAGTGGCAGACAGAGCGTTAAATGCAGAGTTTGCGGGCACGTACAATGCCCATCTGGTGATTACCGATACCAATGAAAGCATTGATGCAAGCAAGGTGTTAAACGAGGCGAAATTACCTTCAAGTTTAGATGAATGGGTTGAGCAAACCCAGGCCACGATAAACCAGAGCGACGACGCTAACAAAATGTCGGAACTTGCCATGCGTATTGATGATGCGTTATTTAGCAACCTCAACGATGACGAACTAATGGCGTTAGAAAGCTTATTGCAAGTCGTCGATGCGGCAAATGGAAATGCTAATACCTTCCAGCAGCCCGCAGTACTTAAGCATATTGAAAGGTTACAAGCCTACCTAGACACTCAACCGTTAATTGGTAAATCACAGTCTTTGGTTGATGTCGTCAAAGTGGTGAATCGTGAGCTACGCTCAGGCAACGAGGCAGACTACGCATTACCCGCCAACAACCGAGGCGTAGCACAAACCTTAATGCAATATCAGTCTTCCCACCGTCCGCAAGACTTGTGGCATTTTGTTACGCCTGATTATCGCCAAACCCTGATTTGGCTGCAGCTTACCAGTGGTGATAACCAAGATATGACAAATGTGATATCGCTTGTAGAAGATTACTTTACGAAGAATCCATTACCACAAGGGCTAAACTACGACTGGGCAGGTAAAGCCTACTTAAATGTGGTGTGGCAGGAAAATATGGTAACGGGCATGTTGGAAAGTTTGCTTAGCGCTTTTGTCATTGTGTTTGTGATGATGGTACTGCTGTTTCGTTCTTTTGTTTTTGGTGTGCTTGCCATGCTCCCCCTTACCATCACTATTACCTTTATTTATGGCCTTATTGGCATTGTAGGCAAAGACTACGACATGCCTATCGCCGTGCTATCGGCGCTCACCTTGGGGTTATCTGTCGATTTTGCGATTCACTTCCTTGCTAGGGCGCGGGAAATTTATAAAGAAACGGGCAGTGTGCCAGACACATTAGACGCTATGTTCGATGAGCCAGCCAGTGCGATAACGCGCAATGCGTTGGTAATAGCACTGGGCTTCACGCCTTTATTGCTAGCGCCGTTGGTACCTTACATAACAGTAGGTGTTTTCTTAGCGAGTATCATGGCGGTATCTGCCTTGGTGACTTTGTTGGTCTTACCCGCGGCCATGGTATTTCTAAAACGTTGGGTTTTTAAAGGAGCTTAA
- a CDS encoding CsbD family protein, giving the protein MNNDRIEGNWKEMKGKVQQQWGKLTDDDLDVIDGRREELVGKIQQAYGKSREEAEKEVDSHFN; this is encoded by the coding sequence ATGAACAATGATCGTATCGAAGGCAACTGGAAAGAAATGAAAGGTAAGGTACAACAGCAATGGGGTAAACTTACCGATGATGACCTAGACGTCATTGATGGTCGTCGTGAAGAGCTAGTAGGCAAGATTCAGCAAGCGTACGGCAAGAGCCGTGAAGAAGCCGAAAAAGAAGTGGATAGCCATTTCAACTAG
- a CDS encoding RNA polymerase sigma factor, whose translation MKEEVTELVPSLRKFAFSLTGNIHDADDLLQNTIEKLLTKSLPQDATLMAWAFRVCRNLWIDEYRAQKVRASAAVNPELQAQDEAHLDEALSGGITLKQVSKAMGELPPEQRETLSLIAIQGMSYSDASEVLEVPAGTIMSRLARARSKLSNMLNPQQEVVL comes from the coding sequence ATGAAAGAAGAAGTAACTGAACTCGTTCCATCATTGAGAAAATTTGCGTTTTCACTTACCGGCAATATACATGATGCTGATGATTTACTGCAAAATACGATTGAGAAACTACTGACTAAATCTTTGCCACAAGATGCCACACTGATGGCATGGGCATTTCGAGTTTGCCGAAATTTGTGGATAGATGAATATCGTGCGCAAAAAGTAAGAGCAAGTGCGGCGGTTAACCCTGAATTGCAGGCGCAGGATGAGGCGCACTTGGATGAAGCGCTTTCAGGTGGCATTACATTAAAGCAGGTGAGTAAGGCCATGGGAGAATTACCCCCAGAGCAGCGAGAGACCTTGTCGCTTATTGCGATTCAGGGCATGAGCTACTCAGATGCTTCAGAGGTCCTTGAGGTACCGGCGGGGACCATTATGAGCAGGCTTGCTAGGGCACGAAGCAAACTCAGTAATATGCTAAATCCACAACAGGAGGTGGTGCTATGA